The nucleotide window GCCCTTATACTGAGCTGGAATGCCATCGTCGCTGGTTTTAACGCCATTGCTTTAGGCGGACTAAATCTGGCTATGACAGTATTCAATGCACTGGCAAATGCCAACCCGATCATGTTGATCGTAACCGGACTTGCCTTACTGGTAGGTGGACTAATATATGCCTACAAACATTTTGAATGGTTTAAAAAAGGCGTACAGGTATTTTTTAATGTCCTGCTGGAAGCGGGTAAGTTTGTTCTTAACTTCTTACTGGCACCACTGGAGTTGTTTATGGAAGGTATCAGAGGTGTGCTTAATCTCATTCAAAAAGTAACCGGAGCAGACCTTTCCAGCCAGATCAATGGTATAGATAATATACTGAAAAAGAAGCATGAGCTTTTAGATCCGAAAAATCCGCTCGCTCCGCTGAATGAGCCTAAGGAAAAAGCAGCACCGGCTGCGCCAGCACCGCCAAATCCATTGCAGAACCCGGCACTAGTCCCTGCCCAGTTCCCCGGAATCAATGGACTCAAGGTTATCCCGAAGACCGGAGGCGCCACAGCGACCACAACTACCGGAGCTACCGGAATCAGCGGTGCACAGGCATCTACATCCATACAACCGGACCAAAACCTGGGTAATCGCTCAGACTCCATTAACAGCGGAGGAAAAAGTGCCATCACCATCAACATAGGCAAACAGATTGAAACGCTGGAAATCCACGCCATGAGCGCGAAAGAAGGCATTGAAGAAATGACAGGACTGATTCGCGAAGAAATGCGCCGGGTATTCTATTCCCTGAACGGACTGGCCACTTAAACAATTTGACAATGGCAAAATTTGATTTAGCGAAGCTCTATAATGAAGCATTTAACCGTAATCCCGGAAAGGACTTTGACATCAAGGAAGCGGTTGGTCAGACAGGCCTCACAAAGCTGGGAAAGCCTTATTCCTTTACCGATGACCAGAAGCGGGGACATTTCTCTCCGGTGAAGCTCAACGACTACGTATTGCCTTTTGCTACAGTAGAAGTTACCTGCAAGCGGACATATACAGCCACACCTATGCCGGAGAGAAACGGCTCCGTAAAGGAAGTAACAGGCAGAGATGACTACATCATCAATATCAAAGGGATTGACATCTCTGATGAAGAAGGAGGCCCGACAGAAGCGATGAGTAAGATCGAAGCGTTTTTTTTGTCTAAGGAAAAGATAACGATTGATAATATCATTACCAATATCTTCCTGAAAGGCAGACCCTACGCCATGATCACCGACATGAAATTCTCCCGGGAGAAGAGTACCGAAAACGCAAGGCCATACGAAATTTCGTTGCTGAGCGATGATATATACACGCTTGAATTTATAGGAAATGTTCATTCTTAACAGCAAAATCAGCATCGGTCAATACGGTAACATCAAACCAATAGAAGCCAAAATCACCCGGAGCATTTTTGATCTGGTAGACAAGGCTACCCTGACCATACCAAAGAAAGCGACTGTTATGCAGGGGTTGATTAAGAAGGAAGACCAGGTAAACGCAGCCACCTTGTTTAAGGCCGGCGATGCAGTGAGTATAGAACTGGGGTATAATGAGCAGTACAGGACTGAGTTTAAAGGGTTTGTTACAGAGATTGACAATGCGAAAAACGTGGTGATTACCTGTGAGGGATTCAGCTATAAACTTCGTAACAAAAACTTCAACGAACAATCAGGCAAAACCTCCCTCAAGGACCTGTTGCAGAAGGTCATCGCCGGTACAGGATTAACCCTTGCTGATGATATTCCAGGAATGGTGATCGATAAGTGGGAATTAAAAAACGTCAACGGCCTCCAGGTATTGATGGCCCTCAAGGCAGCCTTCCCTCTCGAACTGTTCTTTGACGGTGAAGCCCTGGCCGTTAATCTACTGAACCGGCACGGCAAAGTATCAACGATTAATCTGCGGATGGGATATAATGTGATCAGTAATGACCAGCTCAAATATAAAAAGGGGCCTGCATCCAGGGTGACGGTAAAAGTCACCTCCGCTAAAAAAGATGGTACTGCCGCCACTAATACCGCCAGCAGCAGTGAAAACAAAAGTGCCCGAAATGTAACAGACAAAACAACGTTGGATGACATTGGTAAAAAATATACCAATACCACGAATTATGAAGGATACGAAGGTAAAATCACCTGCTTCCTGCAACCTTACATACAGCCAGGTGATACCGTGTATCTCGAAGATCTGAAATTCAACGAAAAAACGGCATTGTACTATGTTCAGAGCACCGCTGTCACCTATGGTCCCAGCAAGGCCAACAGGGAAATAACCATCAGTCAGAAAAAATAAATACCGATGTCAAAGGAAATTCATGATATCGCAGCAGCGATGGCCAGCTTCGCTTCGAAATACGGTCCTGAAACAATCTTTCAGGGTATTGTACACTCAGTAGACGACAAAGAGGATACTGTAGCAGTGGAATTGCTGGATGGGTATAAAATCCCCGACGTACGCCTGAAAAGTGTCATCAAGGACGGTGGTAAAATACTGCTCGTTCCAAAAACAGGCAGCAATGTGTTGATCGCACGTATAGACGGCACCGATGACTACGTGATA belongs to Chitinophaga sp. HK235 and includes:
- a CDS encoding DUF6046 domain-containing protein, which encodes MAKFDLAKLYNEAFNRNPGKDFDIKEAVGQTGLTKLGKPYSFTDDQKRGHFSPVKLNDYVLPFATVEVTCKRTYTATPMPERNGSVKEVTGRDDYIINIKGIDISDEEGGPTEAMSKIEAFFLSKEKITIDNIITNIFLKGRPYAMITDMKFSREKSTENARPYEISLLSDDIYTLEFIGNVHS